In Miscanthus floridulus cultivar M001 chromosome 8, ASM1932011v1, whole genome shotgun sequence, the sequence TactgcggccatatggttgactatgatgaggttaaTTATTTTTGTGataaacatgaaatcatattttatttcttttgctaagacatatatgatataattttttatttgaacagagcactaggaaatgcaggtgggaatgttatgatggtcaagctaaatTCTTGGATGAattgaaggggaggcaagtaattacaCGGAAGAGTGGAtgtggacctgactacgtcaacctattagttaaacatcacaaagacaagatgcgtgagtttgctagacagcgcggtattcgtagaccgatcgatgttgggcttgacaaataggGATTAGAGAGACGGAtggtgttagaggaggagagagtAAGCAAGGAGGTAAGGGAGGAgagagtatagatgcaggtcttaaACGAGTATGTTGTTGCATTATATGCCAGTGAGTGTTTGAAGAccatttttttcgttgcctgagtttaaatgtaatataatcatgttggtaactgattgcattttatatatgaagggatTACATGCAGCAAGGACCATGACGGAGAGGTTGCTCATGCAAGGTTTGAGAAAAAGAAGAtagatgagcacagaacgcgagttggtcgcaccgttcaatcaccgattgtgttgtctgatacGGGGGACGATACTattagactgagcgagctcatcgctctagcagaggcgggcttacaggcggaggagacTGGGGACGACACTAGCAGCCTCtacgagctcatcgctctagcagaggcgggcttgcaggcagaggagactgaggacgacactggcagattgAGCGAGcttatcgctctagcagaggcgggcttgcaagcGAATGAGGATGATGACACGTTCTTCACTTAGACCGTaaaggccgcagatgaagcggaggccgcttactacaagcgaaaggtgcaggtgaccctagccacagcaacagggttgtggtagaggattggtactcgaacgacgagttgcttacttagTATGTTTCTGATTGAGGGTTCTTGATTGCGCCGtctgttagtttcatactttattaatgatcaatgtagctatgtattagaactttcattgtgttgtcttatttTCCTTTTGAATTATTGATgcattgtacccatgtatcatgtactcggatcagccatggtcgatcttaagtgatcccatccGTTTGTCACCCTCCGACCCATCCGTTTGTCGCTCTCCGATGCATCCaagttttttttaataatagcgaatgcgttgagaatttctaaaacgaacaaAATCGAGTGAAATTATTTCGATGCATGCaagttttttttaataatagcGAATAGCGAATGCGGTGCAGCCGCAGCCGGCGGCAGGCGAGGCGGCGGCCACGCGCGGCGGGCGCGAAGGTGCAGCAGGCGTGGCAGGCAGGTGAGACTGGGCCGCGGCCCTTTTAgctggctctgccgcgccacggatcaggacgCGTTACTGCcgtgccaagatctgtggcgcgaCAGACCCTGCCGCATCACATGTCAACGTCGCGACGTCagccctctcgccgcgccaccatgcatgacgcgacacaggcgtttcgccgctccatggaaataggcgcggccaaaagtgttagttttttttaaaaaaataaacagtgctagatttaaaattagtttaaaaagtgttaaaaataaaaaaaaatcccagccgtcagcagcagctgcagcaccgGCCGCAAGGATTGGGCGGGGCGGCCTGACCTGACCTGACCTGACTGACTTCCCCTCTGACGCCGGGCCCGAAGCGGAAAGCGGCAGCGGCATGGCCACGTGATGAGGGCTCCGCAGCCTGCCCCGCCCGCCTGCGCCTGCCCGCGGGTCGGGTGGGCACGGTGCTGCCGCAGAGGGCGTGGGGCTGGGGTGGCTCACCCGTCGGGCCGCCCGTCCGGGTCTCGTTGTCTCATGACGGGTGACGCCTGACGCGTCGGGGATCCTCGTGGTGGGAAAggcggcggccggccggccggcgatgGCGCTGGCGCTCGTCGGATGCCGCCCGACGCCCGTGCTGGTACGGGCCCCCGGCCGCGGGACCTGCGCGGCAGAGGCATGCGAGGCAGGGATGCAACTTGCACGTCTCGCACAAACTTTATTCGGGGAGTGGTGTGACCAACAACGAACTGACCACTCGTGGGTGCTTTGCAGCTTATAGGACGTCTGGCCGGGTTGTGTCTACTTGTTTTTTCTGGTTGAAACCGTGGCGTCCAAACTCGAAATCGAAACCCATTGGGTTTAGCTGACAGAGTTCACTACTGGTCTGGCTCAATACCGGCCCAATATGTTGTGTTGTGTGGGCCGCGATGGCTTCGGCCTTTGAGGCATGAAAAAAaaaaccatctaaactttcttaACTACCTTCTCCAATTAGAAAATTATTTTTTTAAGGGAAGGAGAAATTATATTAAAACTCAGCACATTTTATAATAAAAATCTAAAACAAAAAAGATACAATATTCTCAATGTATGAACAGAGTTTTTTTAAGTACTTTAGTTTTTGTATATTTATGATTTTTACATATTTAAATTTATTTATACAAATATTTATATTGTATTGAAATATTTATCTACACTTCTATTGATTTTTCAATAATTGACATTGAATTATTTATTAATGTATATGCATGTTATCTACATTAATATTGATTTTTAAGAAAATCTACATACTATTTTCAATATCCGAATGTGAATCCGAATTCGAGATACCTATTTTGTATTTGTATCTGACAATATTTGTATTCGCATTCGGATTCAAAttaaaatataataaatatagtGCTATTCCGATTTGATTCCAGACAAATCCAATCTGAATCCATCCCTACATCACTTTTTTGTTGCAAGCCAAGGTCGCGACTGTTACTTTTTGCTTGTAAACGGTGACGGGCTGGTCGGATCTAATTTTGCTCCTCACTATAAAGCTACAAGTGACATGTCTTATGATCCGCCATatttgttttagttttttttgtGCATTTTCCTGTAGAGAAGGTACTTTTTTTTAGACATTCTCTCATATTTTCGAAATGGTTTTGGAAAAGTTTTGGTATTATATATGTTATATCTCCAAATTTTCTCGATGGTAGTTTTAAATGGGATACCAAAGATATTGTGATTTATAAAGCACACCTACTGTTATTTAAACTTGGTTGAGATTTTTTTCTTTCCTAAAAAGGGGAGCAATAACATATATATGCCATACCATTTTCTCATTATTTTGTACTGAGTTTAGGAGTCTAAATGGCATGTTGGTAAGTTTCTCAGAATTTTTCCATAAAGTTTTTAGAGGAATTTTCAATGCATTGATCATAAGAAAGTTTCGATCAAGTGAAAGTTTTGCGAAACTTGTGCCCCTTCGAATAAAAAGCTCCTTAGGAGGCCTCTCTAAATAGACACCTCTCCAAGTAGGCATTCGCAACTGTCTTAGGCCCTCTTTGGTGCAGCTCCGGGCGGCTCCGGCTCCCTCTGCTATGGCACTGTTCACATCCTATGTGGGCACTGTTCATCAGAGCCGATTTTCTCTCTCTTCGGTTCCTCTCTCACAGAGCCGTTCTGAGGGGGAGAAGTTTGTTTTTAGGCTCCTCCGACTCCGGCTATAGTGTCACTACAATGTAACTGTGTAAGAGCCAGAGCACGCGGGAGCCCAGCCCAACGGGGCCTTAATATGGCCATCAGTGGGGCATGTACTATGGCACATAAGTGGAAAAATGGTTGCCTTATCCTTTCATGACAAGACGTCCTTTTATCACACCACTTCACCTTGTATATGCTGAATCATCAAATCAATGTAAAACATAAGTTCTACAATTTCTACTATTCACTTTATCACAGAATACAGTCTACATCAGTGCATCAACATTCACCAATAGTAGCCTCGAATGGTTCTGGTCagtgtatatatattcttttggAGGTACTGGTTCATGCGTGCAATTTAATACTTTTGGAGCACACCTGCTCCCCCTTGTCCGTTTCTGATCTAGCTAAACAAGTGACTATAGATACTAGCAGATACCAGTCGTCACTGCTAGCTGCTGCCGTCTTGTCTTTGTGCTAAATTTATAAGCTGGTGAGTACTCTGAACCAAAATTAAGAAACGACTCTGCGTGCCCAAGTCTTCGTGTACGCAGGTTCCATAATGAAATGCCCGACGTCTCTGCTCGACTAACCCAGAGGCCAGACGAGAGCTATCATACACACGTACTCGATGTTTATGGGTTAACAACTCTTGGTATCGAGAagcaacagttttttttttttttaaaagggcTACACAAGTCGGATTTCTATCCTTTTTCTGCTAGTTTCCTTCTATTAGAATTAGGCCATGTATGTTTCTCATGACTAAGATTTAGCTACTAAAATcaatgactaaactttagtcaccgaCTAAAAGTAACTAAAGACCATTAAAAAAGTTCAACGAACACCAAACTATTCCTAATGAATGTCCAAATCAGGGTGGAGAACCAGCAATAATGAGAGGCAACCCTTGTCCACTGGCACTTTAGCCCTGATTTGGTCATTTATTAATGCTAGTTTGGTCTTTGTTGAACTGTTTTAATGACCTTTAGTTACTTTTAATCACTAGAACCAAATAGAGGTGACCAAAGTTTAGCCAATGATTTTAGTAGCAAACTTTTAAATTTTTAGTCACAGGAAACAAACAGGCCCTGAGACGCGGTGAAGCTCATTGCCACCAGTGCTATCATGATGGTCGAACAAGGAAgaattctcctctctctctctcttaaaaaaaattcagaagaACGCAAGAGCGCACGAGACGCAAAGAGGTGATGAATCTCTTTctttcattattattattatttctcCGATAACAATACACTACCTTCGGTCGCTTTTCGGATGACGTTGAAGAAAACAAACTCAAACTACTACATGCATGCGAGTTAAATTTGTTGTCTAGGTAGATCTGACAACATGTCTGAGTTACGAGACACAGACAAGCCCAAGTCCAGACCACCAACCAACAGACAAAGGACTGATTGTTCGGAAAAAAAACAACTGACTAGGACTGTTACTTTAATAGTTTAATTATGGAAAAAACAACTGACTAGGACAGTTACTTTAATAGTTTAATTATATCTCTGATAATAATATCTGTCTTGCCTATCACGCGGCACGCCTACGGGCTACGGCTGAAACCCTCACGACAAGGCCGCTCTTCATTTTTTGCACAGAGAAAAGAAGTAACGAAGTATCAATGCTATAATGCTTATATGTAGCACAATGCATGTTCACCCCCAAGCTAGCTAGATCTTACATTCCGACGCATTCCAAGGCAACTACAGATTAATcgacaccaccacctcctccttttCCAATCCGAATGGAGCTATCACCACTGTTACTCACCAGCTTTGCCATGGTGCTCGCCATCGTGATCCTCCGCCGCAGACTGAAAGGCAAGTCGTCCCGCCGTGTTTATCGCCTCCCGCCAGGTCCGAGACCATGGCCTGTCATCGGCAACTTCAACCTGATCGGCGCGCTCCCGCACCGCTCCATCCACGAGCTCTCCAAGAAGCACGGCGAGCTCATGCACCTCCGCTTCGGCTCCTACTCCGTCGTCGTCGCGTCGTCGGCCGAGACGGCCAAGCTGTTTCTCAAGACCCATGACCTGCTCTTCCTGGACCGCCCCAGGACGGCCGCCGGCAAGCACACCACCTACGACTACGCCGACATCACGTGGTCGCCCTACGGCGCGTACTGGCGCCACGCGCGCCGCATCTGCGCCACCCAGCTGTTCAGCCCCGCCCGCCTCGCGTCGTTCGAGCACATCCGCGCCGAGGAGGTGCGCTCGCTCGTGCGCAGCCTCTTCGCGGCGGCGGGTTCGGGACGCGCCGTGCCCGTGCGCCTCGGCAAGGGCCACCTGTCCACGCTCAGCATGAACGTGATCACGCGGATGGTGCTGGGCAAGcgcctcttcgacgccgacgacggcGGGGAGAACGCGGCGGCGGAGGGGCCGGTGTCGTCCCTGCCCGAGTTCATGTGGATGACGGATGAGCTGATGCTGCTCAACGGCGTGCTCAACATCGGCGACTGGATCCCATGGCTGGACTGGCTCGACCTGCAAGGGTACGTGCGGAGGATGAAGAGGATCGCGGAGAGGTTCGACGCGTTCTTAGAGCACGTCCTCGACGCGCACAGCCAGAGCCAGCAGCGTCGGCGCGAGCGCGACGGCGAGAGCTTTGTGGCGCGGGACATGGTGGACGTGCTGATGCAGCTCGCAGACGACCCCACCTTCGAGGTCCAGATCGGCCGCGTGGGCGTGAAGGCGTTCACGCAGGACCTCATCGTCGGCGGCACGGAGCCCGTGTCAGCCACCGTGGAGTGGGCCATGTCGGAGCTCCTGAGGAAACCGTCTGTcttcgccatggccgccgaggaGCTGGACCGAGTCGTCGGCCGCGGCCGCTGGGTGACCGAGAAGGACGTAGCTCATCTCCCCTACCTCCAAGCTGTTGTCAAGGAGACCATGCGCGTGCACCCCATCGCGCCGCTCCTGCCCCCGCACGTTGCCCGGGAGGACGCGTCCGTCGGCGGCTACGACATTCCCAAGGGCACACACGTCCTTGTGAACGTGTGGACTATCGGCAGGGACCCGGCTCTGTGGGACGCGCCGGAGGAGTTCAGGCCGGAGAGGTTCGTCGGGAGCAAGATCGACGTGAAAGGGCAGGATTTCGAGCTGCTGCCGTTCGGGTCCGGCCGGCGGATGTGCCCCGGTTACAACCTTGGGGTCAAGGAGATACAGCTGAGCTTGGCTAACTTACTCCACGGGTTTACTTGGAGGCTGCCGGAGGGTATGGCGAAGGAGGATCTGAGTATGGACGAACTGTTCGGGCTATCCACCACGCGCAAGTTCCCGCTCGAGGTCGTCGTACAGCCTAGGCTCGCTTCTGAACTCTATGCATGATGGTTGTTGTTTTTTGTGTATGCGTGTTACCTACTGTTATTAAAGCCACAAGAGAAGTAAGGGCAGTTGTTCTCTACTTCTGCTGGCAAATAATActtgtactatatatatatatatatatatatatatatatatatatatatatatatatatatatatatatatatatatatatatatatatatatatatatatatatatatatatatatagggagaggctattcagtagccggctacaaaataagttattctgtagccacctccatttactataattttatatactaatttaccataatatcaatacatatttatgatagttgggttactataacacatggggatatttaccataacgttatattaaaccacttagtaaggagttactataatctcgtaaattaacatagtaattatcataactcaaagtggctacagaataagttattctatagccagctacaggatagtagttctatatatatatatatatatatatatatatatattagtccatcaacccgtgctATCGCATAGGTTAGAATTTTAGaagatattttgattttttctaaatacatagctttatttgctatgcacttagatatacacctTGTCTTATGCATAACAAAAGCGACGTATTTAGAaatgtcaaaacgtcttataatttagaacggagggagtatattctATAGATCATAATGAGGAGAAGACTCCCCTGAAATTTATAACTCTCCAAAGTCAATGAATACCAGTTTCATGAAATGTGGATGTAGGTGAGTGAATCTGTGAAATTATTGCAAGATTACTTTTGTAAGATGTTTATTTCCTAACGTGTTGTAATTTATGAGGACCAAATATTTTTATGGGCAATGTATTTTTTTGATATTGTTTTTATATGACCAGTTTGCATCTTGAAAATACAAGGAAGAACACTACTTTGCAGATAATGGTTGGTGGTCTGATGGAATCATAGTTGATCATTCAATGAAGTCATGCATATGTGATGCTTCAGAATGATATTGGAAAGAACATGGTAAATCTAAAATTCACATATTTTAACCATGGCTTCCAAGAACATGGTAAGTCTATTAAGGATCTTTAAAAAAAACATGACTTCATGACCAAGAATTTCATAGATATTGGAAGAACCCTAGAGATGTACTTGAAAGAAGCCAAAATTGAAACTAAATCCCCCTGTTAAATCGGAGCCCAAAATATCTTTTCAAAAAGATTAGTCTATCATCTTTCATTTCTATGAATTGATCACACCTCAAGAAAAGGAAAATTTGTGGGAACTTGAAATTCGTGGTGCTCTTGGATATGGTAGGGGGTTCTCCCTAGGTAGATGTTCACAAATGTCCTTAGACTAGTTAAGTACCCCCAAGACGAAATTACAGCAAAATGATAGTCAAACCACAAGAATTAAAATTAAGCCAATAATGGCTTCAAAAATCCTTTAAAAAATAAAAGCTAAGGACTAACGAGAGATAGACATTGGAGCATGAAATTGGATCAACTCCAATATATTGAGACTAGTCCATCACGCACGCCCTCGCGGGCGCCGACAGTCAATTAGAAATGCAATCATAGATCTGAACATGTCTACATTTTTTTTGAAGAACGGAGCATGGATACGATAAATATATGGCATTGTAATATGAGGATGGTACGTCTGTATATTACATAGACTCAGAGGGATTTCATAACTGTGGCAATGTTCCAAGCCAGTAGCATAGGGCGGTGTTTTATAAGTACCATAACAGTGCACAACATATGCTAGCTCTATACATTAGGCTGCACCATAAGCAGCAATGGTGGTTCTGACATAACTATCATACTCTAAACACATAGCGTTAGGTGGAGTAATCATACATTTTAGCTGAAACCGTGCTGATGATCTTGTTAGTATCTTGGTTCACGGTCCGAATGGTCGCTGTCCATGGAGAATGAAGCGTCCATGCTGGATGAATTTGTTGGTGGATTTATTTTGTTAGTCGTACTTGGTTCGTGAAATGTAAGATAAGGAGGCCCAATTCGAATGTGTGGAACTTTACCAGATTCCTAATAGCGGCACATGCATTCTGTGTGGTGGCTGCATCCGGATAGGTAACCTGTAAAGCAGTAGAGGCTAGATTTGTTGAGTATTGGCATGAAGTCTGTTGAACAGCAGTGGTatacatatatgcatatgttTTCAGGGAAGCAGGTGCGTGGACCTTGCATTTTGTGAAAATTGTGCATTCTTAGGATGATAGAACTTGAAAAGAACCGTGTCTGTCATACCTGTAGAGCGTAGTGCAGAGGTgctttcttcatcttcattgtcGCTGCGAAACATACATGCTGATGTCTGATGTCGCTGCGAAACATACATGCTGAATAAGGCTGAATTAAGATTAGGCTGGATAATAAGGATTATATAAGTTTAGTAATAGATACACGTCATGCCACAGGGTGACAGTTTGGAGATAACACAGTAGTGGATAGGAACATGTATCTACCTAGGATCATGGACGTCCACATGTTGATTATATAGTGTGACAAAGCATCATACAAAATGAAAACCAAACGTCGGAAGTGACAGATTCAGTTGGGGTAAACAAGCACTGCAGTGTGGTTTGTGGACCATCTGTACACTTGGATTTTCCATCTGTTGATGTTGAGGTGGATTTTCCATCTGTAGACCTCTCAGTTGGCTTCCATTTAGCACCTGGCCACCTTAACTGATTCCATGAAGAAATAGTTTTTTAATAGAGAGAAAATCCATATAGTAGTATGTGGTTCAGAAAATTATCCAAGCATTCTCCACTATAAATTTTGAATCATTTGTCATATGGTTAAAACTTACACAATGCACTCCTCAGGTAATGTGGAATTACTATAACTAATTGGATGCTAATTCTGGCGCTAAAATATTGGCACAAAAAGGTTTCAACATGGAACTGGATACTCAAGGCAGCAGCAGTAATGAGCATTGAATGGTCTATAAATTGATCTGCACAATACACAGAAGAGGATACTCTTCGTACCTGCTAGAAGATTGGAGAAATCAACAACACTTTTGTACAGGTATTTTGACATAGAGAGGCTGTCCATATGGACCTGAAGGTTTACCTCAGGTCATCAGTTGCACTCGGGTCAAGACCACCAACAAATACCTGCAAATAATGAAGCCTACAAAATAAACATCGATCAAGCAGCTTCAAATAGATTCCTTGTCTGTATATCAGTGGTTCTCGTTAACAATTTGTGCTTGCCAAATAGAAGGTACTTAGTTTTTTGTGATTCATAGATCGAATCATTAACTATCTGTCTTACACATAGTGCTAGAACAGTCATTATCATGGGTAGAAAGTAAAACAATATTTACTTTGTAAAGTACTGTATTTCTGAGCAGAGGCTAGCTGTTGGTGGCAATAGCATATGTGGTTTTATCGAAACAATACTATATACATGAAAATTTCTATGTTTCTGAGTGGTAATAATCAGGCCTACCGATCTGTGTAAATTGGACCTACATAACAGAGGCTGAAGCAAGGGAAACAATTTTTCATGACAAAATAAAACAAAGGTTACATGATAGATGAGGTGAAAAGGGGTAAAATCAGATAACAAGAATAAGTAAAAAGGTTCAAGACAAGACAAAAAAAAGGTAGTCCTAAGTGAGGTCAAATTAGTGGCAGATATATGGAAGCGTGTTTACAAAATTCATTTCTGTATTTTTGGTATGCTGCATTGATTTCTGTGAGGCTATAGCCATTTTTCGGTGTCCAGATGTCTCAATGTGCAATCCTGAGTGTTTCTATGAACAATGATGTTTGAAATCTCTAAATAGCTGTAAATAAGTCTAAGGAAAGAGAAGGCGGAGGTTTCCCTTTTCAAAGTCAGTTTTGTCATGGAATAGTTTTGTACGAGTGTGTTCGTCTTTTCTGTATGGAATTGTTGGCATCCAGAGCGTAAAATATGGCAAAAAGGCAGGTTGTTTGGATGTAAAGCATTTTGTACAAAATAAGAGTTCCTTATTTGAAAGTGTTCTAATGGTCTCTGATCAAGGTCTATCAAGGTCAGTTGTGGGCGGAGGTGTCTACAAATAGAATACAGCAAAAAGTCTGTAAGTG encodes:
- the LOC136473141 gene encoding trimethyltridecatetraene synthase-like, with product MELSPLLLTSFAMVLAIVILRRRLKGKSSRRVYRLPPGPRPWPVIGNFNLIGALPHRSIHELSKKHGELMHLRFGSYSVVVASSAETAKLFLKTHDLLFLDRPRTAAGKHTTYDYADITWSPYGAYWRHARRICATQLFSPARLASFEHIRAEEVRSLVRSLFAAAGSGRAVPVRLGKGHLSTLSMNVITRMVLGKRLFDADDGGENAAAEGPVSSLPEFMWMTDELMLLNGVLNIGDWIPWLDWLDLQGYVRRMKRIAERFDAFLEHVLDAHSQSQQRRRERDGESFVARDMVDVLMQLADDPTFEVQIGRVGVKAFTQDLIVGGTEPVSATVEWAMSELLRKPSVFAMAAEELDRVVGRGRWVTEKDVAHLPYLQAVVKETMRVHPIAPLLPPHVAREDASVGGYDIPKGTHVLVNVWTIGRDPALWDAPEEFRPERFVGSKIDVKGQDFELLPFGSGRRMCPGYNLGVKEIQLSLANLLHGFTWRLPEGMAKEDLSMDELFGLSTTRKFPLEVVVQPRLASELYA